Below is a genomic region from Lemur catta isolate mLemCat1 chromosome 15, mLemCat1.pri, whole genome shotgun sequence.
GACCCTGGGCAAAACTTGCCTTCTGGCCCCCAATCTCCATAGGGGTATGTGGCTGTCTAACTTTAGAGAGAACACTGTCCCTGAATCTCTCACACCCTGGGAGTGAGACTAGACTGCTTCTCCTACAGAACATATTGCCTCCCAGTCTCTTCTGCTCTTAGGAGCTCTAGGCAGGGCCTAGTCCTAGCAAtaagcagctgtgtgaccttggtcaggtcactttccctctctgggcctcaggctgtcAACCTTTCACCTATACCAGATAACTCAAAGGAGTAGATGGTGACATTGCAATTCTGTGATGCCCAGGAACTTCCTGATCCCTACACTGACTGGTGACATTCAAATTCCACATTCTACACAAACCCAACCTCAATatcagataataataataacataataaaagcAATACTATCAAATGCTTACTGTGTGGAAGATTTGTACTAGGGCTttacatgtgttatctcattCGTCTCCCTCAATCCTCCTAATAATCTCACAAAAAAGGCACaacaattattcccattttacagatgtggcaACTGAAGCTCAACAACCAGTGATTTTCAATGCCAGGATTTAAGTTCTAGAGAGACTAATTCCAAAGCCCATAATCTTAATCAATAACATTCAATTGTGTTCATTGGATGGGTGTGTATAGGGCAGATCGGGAGACCCAAACCCTGTCAGTGCTCTCCTGATGCCCTTCCCTACTTGCAGAGGGACAGCACCCTGCCACCTATGCTCTTGTGGAGGTCTGGGCTCCTACCCTACACCAAGGATCTACCCTGAAGGCCCCAGGCAAGACCCCTCTTCTTACCATGTAGATGGGGCTCCCCACATAGGCTCCCATGGCCCCAGCCATGGCCCCAGCTGCTGCACTGCGAGAATGACTGAGGTTGCCTTCGGCCGTGTGCAGGTAGCCTCCAGACTCGACCAGCCCATAGGTGCCCAGTCGGATGCCATTCATCAGGAACTGATATaagagggcaggggccaggcctttCTGCAGGGCAGCCAGGCCGTCCACCTTGCCGATGGTGATGAAGGCATGGAAGACATTTCGGTAGTGCCGCTGGTATGTGCCAGGGGCCTTCAGTTCTCCCTGCAACTGCATCCTGGTCTTCACCACCTCCAGGGGATTGGTGAACACACAGGCCCCGCAGGCTGCCAGACCACTCATCAAGAAGTCCATGGTGGAATAGCAGCAGCAGGAACTGGCCCAAGAGTAAGAAAGTCAAAATGAGTCTCAGAAAGGGGGGTCGGAAGTCAGGGGAAGACCTCAGTTTCAGCAGTACAATCTTCAGAAGGTTAGAATTTAGAAGTTTGGAGTCAAGGGTGTCAGGGTCAAATGTCAAGAGATCAAGGGTTAGCTGGATTTGGGAGACAGGAGCTGGTAAAGAGGGAAGAATGGGGAGTTTAGGAGACTGTGGTGAGAAGGTTATGGCGGGGCACTGTTGGTCAAGGGATTTGCGGTCAAGAAGGGGGAAAAGTCAGGAGGTGGCAGGTGGGATGCTTGGGCTACCGGGGCCCAGGGCATAGAGGAGGGAAAAGCAGAGTTGGGAGATGGAAGCTGgggaggcaggaaaaagaaaagcagcaggTTAAGGAGGAAAAGGATCCGGGAGAAGATCCGGTGGCGTCCCCAGGACAACAACGAGATCTGAATTCAGGAAGGAAGTCGGGTCTCGGGCCAGGTATGCGTGTCCTCAGGAAACTACCGGAGCCCTCGACAGCTTCACCCGCGGTAACCTGCAGAGACCGGGCCGCCACACTCCAGCCTACCTAGCGCCGCGCCAATGGGGAGCCTCCGAGAGTCACAGCCGAGAGCCTCAGCCAATCAGCGCGAGCCGGCTTCGCAGCCAATGGGAGGCGCCCTCGGCGACCCGGCCCCCGGGAATGTGGGGAGAAGCAGTTGGAATTAACTCTCCGCGCCCCGGCACCTGGGGAGCAGAAGAGGTTGGACCCTCGGTTCATGGACGGACAGAGGCCGAGCGCAGAAGCAGCAGTCCCGCATTGGGCTGGGACGGAGGGTTCCCCTCCTTCGCCTTCTAGCCTGGGTCGTGACCGGGTGGGGTCGCCCAACTGCAGGTCCACGCCCTGCTGGATGCGGGTGCTGGGAGATCCCGGAAGCTGCGCCCCGCCAGCGCGGGGAGATGGGACACACCTGCTGGACGGCACCTGCCTCCTGAGGCTGAGTAAAGTGATTCTAGCGCCAGGGTGTGTCTGGCTGCGGGCGCCAGGGAGGAAGGCCTGAAGGATGGAGAAGCTCTTTTGATCTTCACAGCAACCCGGAGAAGGCAGGGCAGGCCTAGGCAGCGATTTTGATCCCCTCTAAGGCGTGGCTTAAGTTACAGAGAGCCCACAGGTGGTGGGAGAT
It encodes:
- the SLC25A35 gene encoding solute carrier family 25 member 35 isoform X2 — protein: MDFLMSGLAACGACVFTNPLEVVKTRMQLQGELKAPGTYQRHYRNVFHAFITIGKVDGLAALQKGLAPALLYQFLMNGIRLGTYGLVESGGYLHTAEGNLSHSRSAAAGAMAGAMGAYVGSPIYMVKTHLQAQAASDIAVGHQYKHQVFPPQSWKVALAAAMVSGIAVVLAMTPFDVASTRLYNQPTDAQGKGLMYRGILDALLQTARTEGILGMYKGIGASYFRLGPHTILSLFFWDQLRSLYYMYTK